The following coding sequences lie in one Arachis ipaensis cultivar K30076 chromosome B03, Araip1.1, whole genome shotgun sequence genomic window:
- the LOC107631595 gene encoding protein FAM135B has translation MFRRLRWFVGLNQKNLSTKRLGNVEHQPGPERPSQLPVLDAVHEVAVYIHRFHNLDLFEQGWYKIKVTVRWEVGEDSYPGIPARVVQYEAPEVGSDNLCRVWMIDDADNSFSTPPFRIKYARQDVLLSIMVSFYLSFGACEDQSSVILKFELLHAPMSGTGYEFQGSPDAFSASVHEYKIPPKGLLGLHSYCPVNFDAFHAVLVDTSVHISLLKASHHTSRPKVSSDSRGSEGTYVEDYVGSNKVTLIKALMAAHDILLEDLKRISTGIDQAVDLTEITSASDVTEWFRSTSPANVNGDSSPLLSDRPHVSSEVLYHYKKAAHSINKLTDPFSWDDHLLISLQSLGNQLLSLWNIFLKFHRENKTKIMEFLRNSWANERRTEWSIWMVYSKVAMPHQPKINGVERTLLHHGARGNTRRLTDDPIQIATMRAELHRRGIAQMRINNRSLQDMYIFGDPLHIPIIIVERLTNIYHSTSVSSDFIPLKEEARHKLENGYRATNKSGNSRRQNEHVLRVVVFVHGFQGNHLDLRLVRNQWLLIDPKIHFLMSEANEDKTSGDFREMGSRLAHEVITFLKKKMDKVSRNAILTDIKLSFVGHSIGNLIIRTALAGIYCQXYLMYLHTYVSISGPHLGYMYSSNSLFNSGLWLLKKLKGTQCIHQLTFTDDPDLENTFIYNLSKEKTLENFQNVILFSSPQDGYVPYHSARIEPSSAASLDSSKRGKIFHEMLNNLLGQIQNDSDHRVVIRCDVNFNTACYGRNLNTLIGRTAHIEFLESDIFAKFIMWSFPELFR, from the exons ATGTTTCGGAGACTGAGATGGTTTGTGGGTCTGAATCAGAAGAATTTGTCAACAAAGAGGTTGGGCAATGTTGAGCACCAACCTGGACCTGAAAGGCCAAGCCAGCTCCCTGTGTTAGATGCTGTTCATGAAGTTGCTGTTTACATTCATAGGTTTCATAATCTTGACCTTTTTGAACAAGG ATGGTACAAAATCAAGGTTACCGTGAGATGGGAGGTGGGTGAAGATTCCTATCCTGGGATTCCAGCACGGGTTGTTCAATATGAAG CTCCTGAAGTGGGTTCTGACAATTTATGTAGAGTTTGGATGATCGATGATGCTGACAACAGTTTTTCAACCCCACCATTCCGAATTAAATATGCTAGGCAGGATGTACTTCTTTCTATCATGGTTTCATTCTACCTATCTTTTGGTGCATGTGAG GATCAATCTTCTGTTATCTTGAAGTTTGAGCTCTTACATGCCCCTATGAGCGGAACAGG GTATGAGTTCCAAGGTTCACCAGATGCATTCTCTGCTTCAGTTCATGAATATAAAATACCCCCTAAAGGGCTTCTGGGATTGCATTCATATTGTCCTGTCAATTTTGATGCTTTCCATGCTGTCCTTGTTGATACAAGTGTTCACATCAGTCTACTAAAAGCTAGTCATCACACCTCTCGACCGAAGGTATCCAG TGATTCTAGAGGCTCAGAAGGCACTTATGTTGAAGATTATGTTGGGTCAAACAAG GTTACGCTTATCAAAGCATTGATGGCTGCCCATGATATCCTGCTTGAGGATTTGAAAAGAATAAGCACAGGCATTGACCAAGCTGTTGATTTGACTGAAATTACTTCTGCATCAGATGTTACGGAATGGTTTCGTTCTACTTCACCAGCAAATGTCAATGGTGATTCATCACCTCTACTGTCTGACAGGCCACACGTAAGTTCTGAGGTCCTCTATCATTACAAA AAAGCTGCTCATTCTATCAATAAACTTACCGACCCTTTCTCTTGGGACGACCATCTGTTGATCTCTCTCCAATCTCTAGGGAATCAGCTGCTAAGTCTTTGGAATATTTTTCTGAAATTCCACAG GGAAAACAAAACAAAGATAATGGAATTCTTACGTAATTCCTGGGCTAATGAACGGAGAACTGAATGGTCAATATGGATGGTGTACTCAAAGGTTGCAATGCCTCATCAACCTAAGATTAATGGAGTTGAAAGGACACTATTGCACCATGGTGCACGCGGAAATACAAGGAGGTTAACTGATGAT CCTATTCAAATTGCAACAATGCGTGCAGAACTTCATAGGCGTGGTATAGCACAAATGAGG ATCAACAATCGGTCACTTCAAGACATGTATATATTTGGAGATCCTTTGCATATTCCAATTATTATTGTTGAACGCTTGACAAACATATACCATTCAACCAGTGTGAGTTCAGATTTCATTCCTCTGAAGGAAGAAGCAAGGCATAAACTAGAAAATGGATATAGAGCCACAAATAAGAGTGGGAATAGCCGGCGACAAAATGAACACGTTTTGAGAGTAGTAGTTTTTGTACATGGGTTTCAG GGAAATCATTTGGATTTACGGCTTGTTCGGAACCAGTGGCTTTTAATAGATCCCAAAATACATTTTCTCATGTCAGAGGCAAATGAAGACAAAACATCTGGAGACTTCAGAGAAATGGGGTCAAGGCTTGCCCATGAAGTGATCACCTTCCTTAAAAAGAAGATGGATAAAGTTTCAAGAAATGCCATCTTAACTGATATCAAGCTTAGCTTTGTTGGTCATTCTATTGGAAACCTCATTATCCGAACTGCCCTCGCTGGTATTTATTGTCAA NNATATCTGATGTACTTACATACATATGTCTCCATATCCGGTCCACACTTGGGTTATATGTATAGTTCAAACTCTTTATTCAATTCAGGACTATGGCTATTGAAGAAGCTGAAGGGTACACAATGCATTCATCAACTAACTTTTACAGATGACCCTGATCTTGAGAATACTTTCATATACAATCTTTCCAAG GAGAAGACACTGGAAAACTTCCAGAATGTAATTCTTTTCTCCTCTCCTCAG GATGGTTATGTTCCGTATCATTCTGCCAGAATTGAACCGAGTTCAGCGGCTTCCTTGGATTCCTCTAAAAGAGGGAAAATCTTCCATGAGATGCTAAATAATTTGTTGGGCCAAATCCAAAATGACTCTGACCATCGTGTGGTAATCCGATGTGATGTCAACTTCAACACGGCTTGCTATGGCAGAAACTTAAACACACTTATTGGACGCACTGCACATATTGAGTTCTTGGAGTCCGACATTTTCGCCAAGTTCATAATGTGGTCTTTCCCAGAGCTGTTCAGATAG
- the LOC107631600 gene encoding cytochrome b-c1 complex subunit 6: MADDEPVDQKRYLEDSCKPKCVKPLLEYQACIKRIDGDDSGHKHCTGQYFDYWSCIDKCVAPKLFPKLK; this comes from the exons AT GGCTGACGACGAACCCGTTGATCAAAAGAGATATCTCGAAGACTCTTGCAAACCAAAGTGTGTCAAACCATTACTTGAATATCAG GCATGTATCAAGAGGATTGATGGTGATGATTCCGGTCACAAACACTGCACTGGGCAATATTTTGATTACTGGTCATGTATTGATAAATGT GTTGCGCCAAAGCTATTCCCCAAACTGAAGTAA
- the LOC107634732 gene encoding WAT1-related protein At1g25270 isoform X2, whose amino-acid sequence MIHEWWMVLLQGLKPIMLMVLVQITFVVVNVLYKMAINDGMSMRVATAYRLIFASAFTLPVALIFDTNNNNKPKITPRVLLLEFLCGLFGGTLFLNFYFAALALMPATFVLAILNLCPAVTFIMAITSGLEKLNLGAAAGKAKVIGTITGISGAMVLTFYKGKQIDTWSSSSRINLLHHVHGRDYGNKFLGFSYATASCCSFALWLNIQAKLNQEFPRHHTGTALMCTMAALQSTLFALSLDRDWASQWKLAWNIRLLTVAYSGIVTSGIVVNIIAWCVHMRGPLFCSVFNPLQLVLVAIAASFLLNENLYLGSVIGGVLIVIGLYTVLWGNSRETKHKIQIHTQLSEEITRDPLQVIVMSPQKQQQNSSSNSELPSS is encoded by the exons ATGATTCATGAGTGGTG GATGGTGTTGTTGCAAGGGTTGAAGCCAATAATGCTCATGGTGTTGGTGCAGATAACATTTGTGGTGGTGAATGTGTTGTACAAGATGGCCATTAATGATGGAATGAGCATGAGAGTTGCTACTGCTTATCGCCTCATCTTTGCTTCCGCCTTCACTCTCCCCGTTGCTCTCATTTTTGataccaacaacaacaataaacccAAGATTACTCCAAGGGTGCTTCTTTTGGAATTTCTTTGTGGATTATTTGG GGGAACTTTATTTCTGAACTTTTACTTCGCGGCATTGGCTTTGATGCCAGCAACGTTTGTGTTGGCCATCCTTAATCTTTGTCCAGCTGTCACCTTCATCATGGCCATAACCTCAGG TTTGGAAAAGTTGAATTTGGGAGCAGCAGCAGGGAAGGCCAAAGTAATAGGAACAATAACCGGAATCAGTGGTGCAATGGTGTTGACGTTTTACAAAGGCAAACAAATTGATACATGGTCTTCTTCTTCCCGTATCAACCTCTTGCATCATGTACATGGCCGTGATTATGGTAAcaaattcttgggtttttcaTATGCAACTGCAAGCTGCTGCTCTTTTGCATTGTGGCTCAACATTCAGGCTAAGTTGAATCAAGAATTCCCCAGGCACCACACAGGCACAGCTCTTATGTGCACTATGGCCGCATTACAATCCACTCTCTTTGCTCTCTCTCTTGATAGGGATTGGGCCTCCCAATGGAAGCTTGCTTGGAATATCAGGCTCCTCACTGTCGCTTATTCG GGAATTGTGACGTCTGGAATTGTGGTTAATATTATTGCATGGTGCGTGCATATGAGAGGCCCTCTATTTTGCTCTGTTTTCAATCCTCTGCAGCTTGTGCTTGTGGCCATAGCTGCTTCCTTCTTGTTGAATGAGAATTTATATTTAGGAAG TGTGATTGGAGGAGTGTTGATAGTGATTGGGCTATACACAGTGCTTTGGGGGAACAGCAGAGAAACCAAACACAAGATTCAGATTCACACTCAGTTATCAGAAGAAATCACAAGAGATCCTCTTCAAGTTATTGTTATGTCCCCGCAGAAACAACAACAAAACTCATCATCAAATTCAGAATTGCCCTCCTCATAA
- the LOC107631598 gene encoding WAT1-related protein At1g25270: protein MEGLKPVILMVLLQILYAALNVLYKLAIFDGMSMRVASAYRLIFASAFTLPLALFFDRNNPPRITSKVLFMECLCGFFGGSLFLNLYFAALSLLPATFMLAINNLAPAVTFVMAIIFRLEKLNLGSAAGKAKVLGTVTGITGAMVLSFFRGVEIDIWSTHIDLLHRNHPPPHGEYANKLLGLTYAIASCCSFSLWLNIQGKMNGKEYPRHHTGTALMSTMGAIQATVFALCVDRDWTQWRLGWNIRLLTVAYAGIVASGIVIIITAWCIKVRGPLFASIFNPLQLLLVAIVASLILNENLYLGSVVGGVVIVIGLYTVLWGKSKEIEEKQRMDELMNNNKGSQVVDVDVVVRSPQIDDHQSEQHNNI from the exons ATGGAAGGGTTGAAACCAGTGATACTAATGGTGTTACTACAGATATTATATGCAGCGCTGAACGTGTTGTATAAGCTCGCTATATTTGATGGAATGAGCATGAGAGTGGCTTCTGCTTACCGTCTCATCTTTGCATCTGCTTTTACTCTCCCACTTGCTCTCTTCTTTGATAGGAACAACCCACCAAGAATTACCAGCAAGGTGCTTTTTATGGAATGTCTTTGTGGATTTTTCGG CGGAAGTTTATTTCTCAACCTTTATTTTGCCGCCCTGTCTCTGTTGCCCGCGACGTTCATGTTGGCCATCAACAACCTTGCTCCGGCTGTCACCTTTGTTATGGCCATAATTTTCCG TTTGGAAAAACTGAACTTGGGATCCGCAGCGGGAAAAGCGAAGGTACTAGGAACAGTAACTGGAATTACAGGGGCAATGGTGTTAAGCTTTTTCAGAGGTGTTGAAATTGATATTTGGTCCACACACATAGATCTCTTGCATCGTAATCATCCTCCACCACATGGTGAATATGCCAACAAACTCTTGGGTCTCACATATGCCATAGCAAGCTGCTGCTCCTTTTCTCTCTGGCTCAACATTCAG GGTAAAATGAATGGTAAAGAATACCCAAGGCATCACACAGGGACAGCATTGATGTCCACAATGGGCGCAATACAGGCGACTGTTTTTGCTCTTTGTGTTGATAGGGATTGGACCCAATGGCGCCTTGGTTGGAACATAAGGCTTCTCACTGTGGCTTACGCG GGAATCGTAGCATCAGGTATAGTGATTATTATTACTGCGTGGTGCATAAAAGTGAGAGGCCCTCTATTTGCGTCTATTTTCAATCCTCTACAGCTTCTGCTTGTGGCTATTGTTGCTTCTTTGATTCTCAATGAGAATTTATATTTAGGAAG TGTGGTTGGAGGAGTGGTGATTGTGATTGGCTTGTACACGGTGCTATGGGGAAAGAGCAAAGAAATTGAAGAGAAGCAGAGGATGGATGAGTTAATGAATAATAATAAAGGGTCCCAAgttgttgatgttgatgttgttGTTAGGTCTCCGCAAATAGATGATCATCAAAGTGAACAACACAACAATATATAG
- the LOC107631599 gene encoding uncharacterized protein LOC107631599 produces MGNCGAKPKTKEGLEPIEEEPVMNQNELKHKEKNEDEQENNVDTINYNKLEEIPYNNASDQKSLHNLLNEKEEEAPKSEAAEAEASGVAEVVKLEVVEPKELKVIQEEAKIEA; encoded by the exons ATGGGTAACTGTGGTGCCAAGCCTAAGACTAAGGAAGGTCTTGAGCCAATTGAAGAGGAGCCCGTGATGAACCAGAATGAGCTCAAGCATAAGGAAAAGAATGAAGATGAACAAGAAAATAATGTTGATACCATTAATTATAATAAGTTAGAGGAGATACCCTATAATAATGCTTCTGATCAGAAGTCCCTTCATAACTTGCTCAATGAG AAGGAGGAGGAGGCACCAAAATCGGAGGCGGCAGAGGCGGAGGCGTCCGGCGTGGCGGAGGTGGTAAAGTTAGAGGTAGTAGAGCCCAAGGAGTTAAAGGTCATTCAAGAAGAGGCAAAGATTGAGGCCTAG
- the LOC107634732 gene encoding WAT1-related protein At1g25270 isoform X1: protein MSVSPIIMMVLLQGLKPIMLMVLVQITFVVVNVLYKMAINDGMSMRVATAYRLIFASAFTLPVALIFDTNNNNKPKITPRVLLLEFLCGLFGGTLFLNFYFAALALMPATFVLAILNLCPAVTFIMAITSGLEKLNLGAAAGKAKVIGTITGISGAMVLTFYKGKQIDTWSSSSRINLLHHVHGRDYGNKFLGFSYATASCCSFALWLNIQAKLNQEFPRHHTGTALMCTMAALQSTLFALSLDRDWASQWKLAWNIRLLTVAYSGIVTSGIVVNIIAWCVHMRGPLFCSVFNPLQLVLVAIAASFLLNENLYLGSVIGGVLIVIGLYTVLWGNSRETKHKIQIHTQLSEEITRDPLQVIVMSPQKQQQNSSSNSELPSS, encoded by the exons ATGAGTGTATCTCCAATAATAAT GATGGTGTTGTTGCAAGGGTTGAAGCCAATAATGCTCATGGTGTTGGTGCAGATAACATTTGTGGTGGTGAATGTGTTGTACAAGATGGCCATTAATGATGGAATGAGCATGAGAGTTGCTACTGCTTATCGCCTCATCTTTGCTTCCGCCTTCACTCTCCCCGTTGCTCTCATTTTTGataccaacaacaacaataaacccAAGATTACTCCAAGGGTGCTTCTTTTGGAATTTCTTTGTGGATTATTTGG GGGAACTTTATTTCTGAACTTTTACTTCGCGGCATTGGCTTTGATGCCAGCAACGTTTGTGTTGGCCATCCTTAATCTTTGTCCAGCTGTCACCTTCATCATGGCCATAACCTCAGG TTTGGAAAAGTTGAATTTGGGAGCAGCAGCAGGGAAGGCCAAAGTAATAGGAACAATAACCGGAATCAGTGGTGCAATGGTGTTGACGTTTTACAAAGGCAAACAAATTGATACATGGTCTTCTTCTTCCCGTATCAACCTCTTGCATCATGTACATGGCCGTGATTATGGTAAcaaattcttgggtttttcaTATGCAACTGCAAGCTGCTGCTCTTTTGCATTGTGGCTCAACATTCAGGCTAAGTTGAATCAAGAATTCCCCAGGCACCACACAGGCACAGCTCTTATGTGCACTATGGCCGCATTACAATCCACTCTCTTTGCTCTCTCTCTTGATAGGGATTGGGCCTCCCAATGGAAGCTTGCTTGGAATATCAGGCTCCTCACTGTCGCTTATTCG GGAATTGTGACGTCTGGAATTGTGGTTAATATTATTGCATGGTGCGTGCATATGAGAGGCCCTCTATTTTGCTCTGTTTTCAATCCTCTGCAGCTTGTGCTTGTGGCCATAGCTGCTTCCTTCTTGTTGAATGAGAATTTATATTTAGGAAG TGTGATTGGAGGAGTGTTGATAGTGATTGGGCTATACACAGTGCTTTGGGGGAACAGCAGAGAAACCAAACACAAGATTCAGATTCACACTCAGTTATCAGAAGAAATCACAAGAGATCCTCTTCAAGTTATTGTTATGTCCCCGCAGAAACAACAACAAAACTCATCATCAAATTCAGAATTGCCCTCCTCATAA
- the LOC107631596 gene encoding tubby-like F-box protein 8, which produces MSFRSIVRDVRGSFGSLSMRSFDVRLTGHHRGKSHGSVQDLHDQPFVVQSSCWASLPPELLYDVIKRLEESESTWPARKHVVACAAVCRSWRSMCKEIVKSPEFCGKLTFPVSLKQPGPRDGMVQCFIKRDKSSLTYRLFLCLSPALLVENGKFLLSAKRTRRTTYTEYVISMDAGNISRSSSTYIGKLRSNFLGTKFIIYDTQPPYTGAHVAAPGVGRTSRRFYSKKVSPKVPSGSYNIAQVTYELNVLGTRGPRKMHCVMHSIPMSALDVGGSVPGQPELLPRALEDSFRSISFSKSLDRSIEFSSARFSEIGGSSNEDLDDKTRPLVLKNKPPRWHEQLQCWCLNFRGRVTVASVKNFQLIAAMPPPASVPTPSQPAPPEHDKVILQFGKVGKDMFTMDYRYPLSAFQAFAICLSSFDTKLACE; this is translated from the exons ATGTCGTTCCGAAGCATAGTTCGAGATGTGAGGGGTAGTTTCGGGAGCTTGTCTATGAGGAGTTTTGATGTTAGGCTCACTGGCCATCATAGAGGAAAATCTCATGGGTCTGTACAAGATTTGCATGACCAGCCTTTTGTTGTTCAAAGTAGTTGCTGGGCTAGCTTGCCCCCGGAATTATTATATGATGTCATTAAAAGACTCGAGGAGAGCGAGAGCACATGGCCTGCTCGAAAGCATGTTGTTGCATGTGCTGCAGTATGCAGGTCCTGGAGGAGTATGTGCAAGGAAATTGTGAAGAGTCCAGAGTTCTGTGGCAAACTCACGTTTCCTGTGTCCTTGAAGCAG CCAGGACCACGTGATGGAATGGTTCAATGTTTTATCAAAAGAGATAAATCAAGTTTAACGTACCGCCTATTCCTTTGTCTCAGCCCTG CTTTGCTAGTTGAAAATGGGAAATTCCTCCTTTCTGCCAAGAGGACGAGGAGAACAACTTACACAGAGTATGTCATTTCAATGGATGCTGGCAACATATCTAGATCAAGTAGCACTTACATTGGGAAGCTGAG ATCGAACTTTCTTGGCACAAAATTCATCATATATGATACACAGCCTCCATACACTGGTGCCCATGTAGCAGCTCCAGGGGTTGGGAGAACAAGCCGGAGATTTTATTCCAAGAAGGTTTCACCCAAGGTCCCATCTGGGAGTTACAACATAGCTCAGGTGACATATGAATTGAATGTGCTTGGCACAAGAGGCCCCAGGAAGATGCATTGTGTTATGCATTCAATACCAATGTCAGCACTTGATGTGGGTGGCAGCGTTCCTGGTCAACCAGAGCTTCTTCCTCGCGCCTTAGAGGACTCATTCCGAAGCATCTCCTTTTCGAAGTCCCTAGATCGCTCTATCGAGTTCAGCAGTGCTCGATTCTCTGAGATTGGGGGATCCTCCAACGAAGACTTAGATGACAAGACAAGGCCCTTGGTCCTGAAAAACAAGCCTCCAAGATGGCATGAACAATTACAATGTTGGTGTCTTAATTTCCGGGGAAGGGTAACAGTTGCATCTGTAAAAAACTTTCAGCTCATTGCTGCAATGCCGCCACCTGCCAGTGTGCCAACGCCATCTCAGCCGGCTCCCCCGGAGCATGACAAGGTAATTCTGCAGTTCGGCAAAGTCGGAAAAGATATGTTCACAATGGATTATAGGTATCCACTATCTGCATTCCAGGCTTTTGCAATATGCTTGAGCAGCTTTGACACCAAATTGGCTTGTGAATAA
- the LOC107631597 gene encoding uncharacterized protein LOC107631597 — translation MPSTDNQSPSSSFSSFGRSIFGVRQEQVHSVDAGHESDSCNLELGSFQRRVTDRFQDLSGASNDELLSIDWVQKLLGVFICCHEEFRTILLNNKEQVSKPPLDRLISEFFEKSVKALDICNASRDGVEKIRTWQKHLDIVLSALGSNKRALNEGQFRRARKALMDLALAMLEEKDSGSVFSQRNRSFGRHNSSKDQHSAGHSRSQSWSVSRSWSAAKQLQSIASNLVPPRGNEISATRGLAVPVYTMNCILLFVLWTLVAAIPCQDRGLNIHFSVSRQFSWSVPVNSLYERIMEESKKRDRRNSNGLLKEIYRVELCTRHLTDLVDSPQFPLTEDQEMEIEQDMKELTHVCEAFSAGLDPLERQVREGFRKIMTCRTEGLDYLGSSSYADQ, via the coding sequence ATGCCTTCAACAGATAATCAGAGCCCCTCATCGTCATTCTCCTCGTTTGGCCGCTCAATATTTGGTGTCAGGCAGGAACAGGTTCATTCTGTTGATGCAGGCCACGAATCCGACTCCTGTAATTTAGAGCTTGGATCATTCCAAAGGCGGGTTACAGATCGATTTCAGGACCTCTCTGGGGCGAGTAATGATGAATTGCTCTCAATTGATTGGGTTCAGAAGCTATTGGGTGTATTCATCTGCTGCCATGAGGAATTCAGGACTATTCTGTTGAATAATAAAGAGCAGGTTTCAAAACCCCCCTTAGATCGTTTGATTTCTGAATTCTTTGAGAAGTCAGTGAAGGCGCTTGATATTTGTAATGCAAGCCGTGATGGGGTTGAGAAGATTCGTACATGGCAAAAGCATCTGGATATTGTGCTTTCTGCCTTGGGTTCGAATAAGAGAGCATTGAATGAAGGCCAGTTCCGGAGGGCAAGAAAGGCACTGATGGATTTAGCATTGGCAATGCTCGAGGAGAAAGACTCTGGATCAGTTTTTTCGCAACGTAATAGATCTTTTGGGCGTCATAACTCGAGCAAGGATCAACACTCGGCAGGGCATTCACGATCGCAGTCATGGAGTGTCTCTCGATCATGGTCTGCTGCTAAGCAACTCCAGTCCATTGCAAGCAACCTTGTTCCACCTCGTGGGAATGAGATTTCTGCTACAAGAGGACTTGCAGTTCCTGTTTATACAATGAATTGTATTCTCTTGTTTGTTTTGTGGACCCTTGTTGCGGCAATTCCCTGCCAGGACAGGGGTCTAAACATTCACTTTTCAGTCTCGCGGCAATTTTCCTGGAGTGTGCCGGTTAACTCCCTCTATGAACGGATCATGGAGGAGTCAAAGAAGCGGGATCGCCGGAACTCAAATGGATTGTTGAAGGAGATATATCGAGTTGAGCTATGTACCCGTCACTTGACAGACTTGGTGGATTCACCTCAGTTTCCCTTGACAGAGGATCAGGAAATGGAAATTGAACAGGACATGAAGGAGCTCACTCATGTTTGTGAAGCTTTTAGTGCTGGACTGGATCCACTGGAGCGCCAAGTGAGGGAGGGATTCCGGAAGATTATGACGTGCCGAACTGAGGGTCTTGATTACCTTGGCTCATCAAGCTATGCAGATCAATGA